From Paraburkholderia fungorum, the proteins below share one genomic window:
- a CDS encoding YidH family protein, whose protein sequence is MTLPGGRDPAAIPSTDAAAVVKPDEGTLQTRARTSLAVERTFLAVERTLMAWLRTSLSMISFGFTLAKFFEYLVHENGAPIVGRFGGTWSPRMVGTAMVVIGTVALLAAVVQHARRVSALRREGLVPQWNLAFWIAIAVSALGTFALVSIVLD, encoded by the coding sequence ATGACATTGCCTGGCGGCCGCGATCCTGCGGCGATACCGAGCACCGATGCCGCCGCAGTCGTGAAGCCCGACGAGGGCACGCTGCAAACGCGGGCGAGAACCTCGCTGGCGGTCGAGCGCACTTTTCTCGCCGTCGAACGCACACTGATGGCATGGCTTCGCACATCGCTGTCGATGATCAGCTTCGGCTTCACGCTGGCGAAATTCTTCGAATACCTGGTGCATGAGAACGGCGCGCCCATCGTCGGCCGATTTGGTGGAACCTGGTCGCCGCGCATGGTGGGCACGGCGATGGTCGTAATCGGTACCGTGGCCCTGCTTGCCGCCGTCGTTCAGCACGCGCGCCGGGTCAGCGCGTTACGTCGCGAGGGGCTCGTGCCGCAATGGAACCTCGCTTTCTGGATCGCCATCGCCGTGTCGGCTCTCGGCACGTTCGCGCTGGTCTCTATCGTGCTCGACTGA
- a CDS encoding response regulator transcription factor, whose translation MEEIRHLIVIVEDDAGMRRALQRLLRVSGFDTLQFDSAEAYAQSNEPRVPHCLVLDVQLPGLSGPQFYEQLADPRPPAVFITSHDNPATRSAVATAGSQELLIKPFIAKAFLDAIARAAQ comes from the coding sequence ATGGAAGAAATCAGACACCTGATCGTGATCGTCGAAGATGACGCGGGCATGCGTCGCGCTCTGCAACGCCTGTTGCGCGTATCCGGGTTCGACACGCTGCAATTCGACAGTGCTGAGGCTTACGCGCAGTCGAACGAGCCTCGCGTGCCGCATTGCCTCGTACTCGACGTTCAACTGCCCGGCTTGTCGGGCCCGCAATTCTACGAACAACTCGCTGATCCACGGCCGCCCGCCGTGTTCATCACGTCTCACGACAACCCGGCGACGCGCAGCGCGGTCGCGACCGCCGGTTCCCAGGAACTCCTGATCAAGCCGTTCATCGCCAAGGCATTTCTGGATGCTATTGCAAGAGCCGCGCAATGA